A window of Lytechinus variegatus isolate NC3 chromosome 15, Lvar_3.0, whole genome shotgun sequence contains these coding sequences:
- the LOC121428709 gene encoding uncharacterized protein LOC121428709, which yields MEESHKMARKRNWDSSEKTLLVHLVGDKIDIKGKKRNNFQANSAKITAWVEIFGEFFARYGERRSMKEIQDQWKRIKLAGKAEWADFSKKRRMMGGGESPHQPSDLSVFLREMVPNEFSQILNEYDDDASTASQNDDAVSAFEYLAGILLSLETPVNLSSNQ from the coding sequence ATGGAGGAAAGTCACAAGATGGCGAGGAAAAGAAACTGGGACAGTTCGGAAAAAACCCTGCTTGTTCACCTCGTCGGTGATAAAATAGATATtaaaggaaagaagagaaacaatTTCCAGGCCAACTCGGCTAAAATCACGGCCTGGGTAGAAATTTTCGGTGAATTTTTTGCCCGGTATGGAGAGAGGAGGAGCATGAAAGAAATACAAGATCAATGGAAGAGGATAAAGCTCGCGGGGAAGGCTGAATGGGCAGACTTCTCTAAAAAGAGGAGGATGATGGGAGGAGGAGAGTCACCCCATCAGCCCTCTGACCTCTCCGTCTTTCTGCGGGAGATGGTTCCAAACGAATTTTCACAGATCCTCAACGAGTATGATGACGATGCAAGCACTGCCAGTCAAAACGACGATGCAGTGTCTGCTTTCGAGTACTTGGCGGGGATCTTGCTTAGTTTGGAGACTCCAGTGAATTTGAGCTCTAACCAGTAA